The following is a genomic window from Marinococcus sp. PL1-022.
ATTACCCGGATGGGAAACGTCACTTCCTGGAGAGAATATCCTTCATAGTAATGAAAACGTCCCTGCATCGCTGCCACCTGCATGCCTTCAAGTTCACCGAAGACAAGCTGGCCCGCGTGGCCTTCCACTGTCGAAACGGGAAAGCCGGGGATGTCTTCATATTTTAGAACGACCGGGTTTTTAATTTCATCGGCCAGCACCCCCAGGCCGGAACCGAGCACGAGGCCGGCTGACGGCACGGCAGATATATTGGACTGAATGTATTGAACTGCTTCTTTGGTTTGCTGCTGGATACTCAAGTTATTCACCCTTCCTTTTTAATTGCTGTAAAAAGCTCGTGCCATACTTTGGCATGGATAGGCGGAAATTATCCGCTACCGTGGCACCGATATCGGCAAATGTTTTCCGGGTACCCAGCGGGGCAGAGCCGGTGCTTTTGCTGTAGGCAAGCAGCGGCACGATTTCACGGGTATGGTCAGTGCCGTGGTGGACAGGATCGTTTCCATGATCGGCGGTAATAAGCAGAAGATCATTTTCGTCCATTGCGTCGAGCAGCTCCGGAAGCCGGGCGTCAAATTCCTCGAGCGCCTCTCCGTAACCCTGCGGATCGCGGCGGTGGCCGAACTTGGCATCAAAATCCACCAGATTCAAAAAGCTGAGCCCGGTAAACGATTTCTGCGCCGTTTCCGTCACACGATCCATACCGTCCATATTGGAGGAGGTCCGGATCGACTCCGTCACTCCTTCGCCGTCATATATATCGCTGATTTTTCCAATAGCAATGCTGTTGAGGCCTGCGTCTTCAAGGTCGTTCATGACCGTGCGGCCAAACGGCTTGAGCGCGTAGTCGTGGCGGTTGGACGTCCGTTCATAATTTCCCGGAGAGCCTTTGAACGGACGCGCAATCACGCGGCCAATCATATAAGGTGCTTCGTATGTCATCGCCCGGGCTTTTTCGCAGATGTCATACAGTTCTTCAATAGGCACCTCATCTTCGTGGGCCGCGATTTGAAGCACTGAATCCGCCGAGGTATAGACAATCAGCTTACCGGTGTTTTGATGCTCTTCGCCGAGTTCTTCAATGATCTCTGTACCCGAAGCTACTTTGTTTCCAAGAATCCCACGGCCAGTTTCCTGTTCGAGCTGCTGCAAAAGCTCATCCGGAAAGCCATCCGGAAATGTGCGGAATGGCTCGTCAATATAGAGCCCCATGATTTCCCAATGCCCGGTCATCGTATCTTTGCTTCGCGACATTTCCTCCATGCAGCCGTACGAAGATGCCGGCGCCTCTGATGCCTGGACGCCCGGGATTTCCCGGATGTTTCCGAGACCGAGCCGTTCAAGATTAGGGATCTTAATTCCATTCATATGCTGGGCGATATGACCGAGTGTGTCAGCACCTTTGTCCCCGTATTCTTCAGCATCAGGAGCTTCGCCGATGCCGACAGAATCCATCACAACTAAAAAAACGCGTGGATACTTGTAGTTTTCCATTGCTCTCTCTCCTTTTCTGCTAGGCCCTTGGATGAGCCTGCAGGTATACATCTTTTAATTTATGGTTGGATACATGGGTATAAATCTGGGTAGTGGAAATATCGGCGTGCCCGAGCATTTCCTGAACCGCCCGCAGGTCAGCCCCGTTTTCGAGCAGATGTGTAGCGAAGGAATGTCTAAGCGTATGCGGTGTCAATGCCTTTTCTATGCCGGCTTTCCCTGCCGTTGCTTTTAATATTTTCCAAAAACCCTGCCTTGAAAGCGGATTGCCGTGATGATTTACAAACAGCAGGTCGTGGCGTTTGTTTTTCATCAGGGTACTGCGCCCGTGATGTATGTACGTATCAATAGCCTCGGAAGCCACTTTTCCAAGCGGCACAATCCGCTCTTTGTTTCCTTTGCCAATACAGCGGATAAATCCCATCTGCAGGTGCACATCAGAAATTTTCAATTCACACAGCTCCGTAACCCGCAGACCGGTAGCGTACATGCATTCAAGCATCGCCTGATTCCGTTTTGCAAAGGCCGTTGTTCCTTCGGCTGCTGTAAGCAGCCGCTCAACTTCCTGAGTGGACAGCACGGTCGGAAGCTTTTTTTCTCCCTTTGGAATTTCAATCAATTCCGCCGGATCCTTTTTTACTACCTGTTCACGCAGAAGAAACTGGTGGAACGCCCGGACCGACGACAAAAAGCGCGCCAGCGTAGCTGTAGAGCGCCCGGCTTCTTTTTGGGCATACAAAAAATCCACGATATCCGCACGTTCTGTGTCCGTCCATGACTCCTTCCCCCGAAGCTGCATAAATTTTCTATAGTGTTCCAGGTCTCTTTGATACGACTGAATCGTGTTCTTGGAGAGGCCCTTTTCAACTTGGCAATAATGTATAAAATCCAGTACCTCCGTGGTCATACGACCGCCTCCTGCTTCCCAATCTTCCCTTCTAAGAATAGCATAGTCGCTTATTACTAGGGAAGGGCGAATGCGGCAGTAAATATACCGC
Proteins encoded in this region:
- the deoB gene encoding phosphopentomutase, with product MENYKYPRVFLVVMDSVGIGEAPDAEEYGDKGADTLGHIAQHMNGIKIPNLERLGLGNIREIPGVQASEAPASSYGCMEEMSRSKDTMTGHWEIMGLYIDEPFRTFPDGFPDELLQQLEQETGRGILGNKVASGTEIIEELGEEHQNTGKLIVYTSADSVLQIAAHEDEVPIEELYDICEKARAMTYEAPYMIGRVIARPFKGSPGNYERTSNRHDYALKPFGRTVMNDLEDAGLNSIAIGKISDIYDGEGVTESIRTSSNMDGMDRVTETAQKSFTGLSFLNLVDFDAKFGHRRDPQGYGEALEEFDARLPELLDAMDENDLLLITADHGNDPVHHGTDHTREIVPLLAYSKSTGSAPLGTRKTFADIGATVADNFRLSMPKYGTSFLQQLKRKGE
- the xerD gene encoding site-specific tyrosine recombinase XerD — its product is MTTEVLDFIHYCQVEKGLSKNTIQSYQRDLEHYRKFMQLRGKESWTDTERADIVDFLYAQKEAGRSTATLARFLSSVRAFHQFLLREQVVKKDPAELIEIPKGEKKLPTVLSTQEVERLLTAAEGTTAFAKRNQAMLECMYATGLRVTELCELKISDVHLQMGFIRCIGKGNKERIVPLGKVASEAIDTYIHHGRSTLMKNKRHDLLFVNHHGNPLSRQGFWKILKATAGKAGIEKALTPHTLRHSFATHLLENGADLRAVQEMLGHADISTTQIYTHVSNHKLKDVYLQAHPRA